Within Massilia litorea, the genomic segment TGTCGACGATCACGCGGCGCGGCTGGCGCGCGCCTTCCACGCCGCGCACCGTCAGCTGCGGATCGTCCGCCTTGACGGTACCGATGCCGGTCAGGATGACATTGGCGCGCGCGCGCCAGGCATGGCCGTCCTGACGGGCTTCGGGGCCGGTGATCCACTGGCTCTCGCCGTTCTCCAGCGCCGTCATGCCGTCCAGGCTGGCCGCCGTTTTCAGACGTACCCACGGACGGCCATGGCGCATGCGCGAGAAGAAGCCGATGTTCAGTTCATATGCCGCGTCGGCCAGCAGGCCGGATGCGGTCGCGATACCGGCCGCTTCCAGCTGCGCCATGCCGCGCCCGGCGACCAGCGGGTTGGGATCGCCCATCGCGGCCACCACGCGGCCCAGGCCCGCCTCGACCAGCGCCTTCGAGCAGGGGGGCGTGCGGCCGTAGTGGCTGCACGGTTCCAGCGTGACGTAGGCCGTGGCGCCGCGTACGTCGTTGCCGCGGGCGGCGGCATCGCGCAGGGCCTGGATCTCGGCATGCGCCTGGCCGGCGGGCTGGGTGTGGCCGGCGCCGATGACTTCGCCATCGCGCACGATCACGCAGCCCACGCGCGGGTTGGGCGCAGTGATGTACATGCCTTTTGCGGCCCATTCGAGGGCCAGCGCCATCGCGTCGGTATCGTTCGTGATCTGCACAGTGTTCTTGATTGGTTCTAGCCGGGTGCCGCCGTGCCGTCGCAATTGGCGTCGCGTTCCGGATCACAGGTGCGCGCCCGGCCCAGCATGTTAATTTTTATACGGCGGATCGCCCCGCCCTGAAACAGCGACAGCGTGCCCCAGCGTGCGGTGGCACTACCGGTTGCGCCGCAGCTGCGCCCGGCGCCATTGTAGGCGATGTAATACGGGGCTGCAGGACTCGTGAAGGCAAAGGCCGCCCTCACCCCGGCGGGCAGCGCCTCGTGCACGGACAGGATGTCGTCCCCGGCGCCTGGCGCCCCGTCGCCGTCGCGGTCCGCGAACACGGTCCAGCCTTGGGTCCAGTCGATGCCGCCGGCGTCGCGCGGCAGCAGCAGGATGCGCTGGTTGCGGGCGATCGCCTGCGCCCGCGCCAGGCTGATCGCGCCGAACAAGTCGTCCGTCGCCGCGCGCAGCTGCCGGGCGCGCAGCAATCCGGCGAGGTCGGGCAAAGCAAGACCCAGCAGGACGGCAGCGATGGCAAGGACGGTCAGCAGTTCGGGCAGCGAAAACCCCTGCCGGGCGGACGTTCGCTTCATGGCCAGCAACGCGTCGACTGCCCGCTCGCGCCCTGCTCGCCCCTGCTGCTCAGGGTCAGCGTGCCGCATTCCG encodes:
- the ribD gene encoding bifunctional diaminohydroxyphosphoribosylaminopyrimidine deaminase/5-amino-6-(5-phosphoribosylamino)uracil reductase RibD; its protein translation is MQITNDTDAMALALEWAAKGMYITAPNPRVGCVIVRDGEVIGAGHTQPAGQAHAEIQALRDAAARGNDVRGATAYVTLEPCSHYGRTPPCSKALVEAGLGRVVAAMGDPNPLVAGRGMAQLEAAGIATASGLLADAAYELNIGFFSRMRHGRPWVRLKTAASLDGMTALENGESQWITGPEARQDGHAWRARANVILTGIGTVKADDPQLTVRGVEGARQPRRVIVDSRFEIGMDARILQGDPCWIVAAVPDPEKAAQLRAAGHEVILLPNAHGKVDLPALMLELGRREINEVHVEAGSKLNASLVREGCVDELLVYLAPSLIGSGQGMFALPPLKRLADKVALRFHAVTQVGADLRILARLNKNHTED
- a CDS encoding GspH/FimT family pseudopilin gives rise to the protein MKRTSARQGFSLPELLTVLAIAAVLLGLALPDLAGLLRARQLRAATDDLFGAISLARAQAIARNQRILLLPRDAGGIDWTQGWTVFADRDGDGAPGAGDDILSVHEALPAGVRAAFAFTSPAAPYYIAYNGAGRSCGATGSATARWGTLSLFQGGAIRRIKINMLGRARTCDPERDANCDGTAAPG